CTCACCCACGCCGCGGCGTCCACGGGGAGGTCGCCGTAAAGGTGGGGAAAGAGATCCCCGCCCCGCGACGGCTCCCACTTAAGCGCCTCCCCGAGGGCTTCGGTGGGGACCGCCACCAGGAGCAGCCCGTCCTGGTCCCGGAAGTGCTTGCTCGCCGTCTCCTCCACCTGATGGGCGGCGGAGAAATGGATGAATCCGTCGGCAAGGTCGACCGGCGCGCCATGGTAGACGCCCTCGGCTGTGGCGGTCCGCCAGGCGTCCTTGTCGACGATTTTGTAGACAGTGCTTGCGTGCATGGAGCGGGTTCCCGATTCGCGGCGAACTTAGCGGGTGAGGCGAGCCGGCTTCAAGCGCAGACGTGCGGGGGCGGGCGCAGCCGCGGCATCCCGTCTGGACAGACGGCGCCGGGCGTGATTAAGGTGCCGATTAGGTATCTATTCCTTGAGCAGTCGAAGGGAAGGGCGCTGCGGCCCGGGAGCCTTTTCCGCTCGGACAAGACCGTCCGGTCGAGAAGAAACGGCTCCTGGTTCAACTGCTTGAGCAGGCCCTTTTCGGTCGGGCTGGTTCAACCCGAACGGGGCATGCTCTGGTGCAGCGGGCGGACGATCCCGGCGGACGGCGAGGTATTGGCTCCATGCTGACCCACGATCAGGTTTGGTCGGCCATCGACACGTTGGCCGAGCGGCAGG
The DNA window shown above is from Amorphus orientalis and carries:
- a CDS encoding DUF952 domain-containing protein, with protein sequence MHASTVYKIVDKDAWRTATAEGVYHGAPVDLADGFIHFSAAHQVEETASKHFRDQDGLLLVAVPTEALGEALKWEPSRGGDLFPHLYGDLPVDAAAWVRPLPLTPTGHRFPDLAS